In Cryptomeria japonica chromosome 10, Sugi_1.0, whole genome shotgun sequence, a genomic segment contains:
- the LOC131859594 gene encoding uncharacterized protein LOC131859594, which translates to MVDDVKKDLDEQRQIWSTKGCTIMTDGWTDRRNRTLLNFLVSSAGGTVFIKSIDASAHCKNATYLCEQIEEVIEDVGEENVVQVVTDNAANYVVAGKLLITN; encoded by the exons atggtggatgatgtgaagaaggatttagatgaacaacgccagatatggagcactaaaggttgcaccatcatgactgatggttggacggataggagaaatagaactctccttaattttcttgtttcttccgcag ggggcaccgttttcatcaagtccattgatgcctccgcccattgcaagaatgccacctacctatgtgagcaaatagaggaggtgattgaagatgtgggtgaagagaacgtggtacaggtggtgaccgacaatgcagcaaattatgttgttgcgggtaaacttttgattacaaactaa